The genomic stretch CTTATCAATGCTATTCATTTTCAGCTATCTTCCTCAATCAACAATCTAGACAACATCAAATTTCAAGAAACACAATCTTGAATAAAGTCTCATGCATATATAATGTTCCTATCACTTCCGAccacttttctttcttctctgcCTCTCTCCATTTTTTGGGGGGCATTAGTTAGCAAGATGAACACCAATATCACAAACACCCCAGATGCAAGTATTCAACGATAAGATGGATCACAACAGTTTTTAGGTATTTCATAATATATCAGTACATCAGAGGTTACCATATCTTTTGTAACCTCCCATGGAGCACCTATTATCACTTCATCAACATAACGACAAGCCAAAACACTTAAGCTCCTCTCATGAAGATTCATAATTGGACGGTGTGCACCTCTAGTGGCACTGCAAGAGACACCAATGAAGAAAAACATTTGAGTTATTCAACCAACAAAAGGTAAAATCATCACAATTTGTTCATTTGTTGCTCATCACATAATACAGATATTAGGTACAAGCCTATAAAATGCATTAGTAGTGTAGAAACCAAAACATAATTGCTTCCACAGaaaacacacacagacacacaccaaaaaaaaaaaaaagaattaaattcttttgggaaaagggtcaaataggcccctgGACATtactcaaaaagtcaattaggcccttaaacttttgaaagttgcaattaaacccttaaatatattattttaaagcaATTAGGCACAAAAAActtgttggtgacctgtaattacaAGTCACTAAGATTCCGACGATATTCCGGCAAAAAACACCGGCGAAATGGGCGCCGGTGTCaattggttgccttctccggcgaAGGAGAAGCAACCAGTTTGGTCTATGAGGTTGCCCTGAAACGTTGGTGGGAGGAAATCTACGCGTGTAGCAGGCAACGTTGTCGCCATTGATGCACGCGTGAAGAAGCTACTAACTTTGATCGACGGCGTGGAAGCTTCAAGGGAACCGAAAACCAGACCCCACGACAAGTCCATATGGTTTAGTACTGTGAAAGAAGGGTATGAAAGGCGTGTGGGTTTGAGCTCCGCCATTGTTGAGCAGCTGAGATGGCTGCAAGAAAGGCAGGGGTGGTTTGGCAATGACAAGGGTGATGTGAGGGTGGAGGGGATGGGGGAGATCAAGAGTGAGAGTGGGTGGAGAAGATTTGGTTGCTATGTGTTGGTGGAAAGTTTTGTGATGAGGAGAATGGATGGGAGTTTGTTGATTAACTTCAATTGCAGAAACACCCAAAAGATCATATGTATGTGAATAGAATCTGCAGGCTTTGCTGACATTGATGTGGCTCTGTTCGATCTGTACTGTGTAGTTTTCATTCCAATCTTCATCTTGTCTGATATATACTCCGCAGTAGCATAGCTTGAACTCTAGTGAGACTGTTCTACTATGTATTCTTCCACCAcagatctggtcgccttctccggcgaaggAGAGGCGACCAGTTTGGTCGCCTTCCGTAGAAGGCAACCAATTGACACCGGCGAGATTCCGACGATATTTTGGCAAAAAACACCGGCGAAACGGTCGCTGGTGTCACCAATCGGTTTTTGGGCCTAATTGctctaaaataatgtttaagggcttaattgcaactttcaaaagtttaagggcctaattgactttttgatTAATGTTCgggggcctatttgacccttttcccaattCTTTTTTTAgtgaaacaattaaaaaaaaaaaaaaaaacactgctGTTGAATTGATGCACAATTTCTTTAGTATAAATGACATTAAGAAAAGAAACATCTATCTATGTTTTAGGTATTCTGCTGAAGGAAAGTGATTAAAATGGATTATCAAAGATAGTGTACAAAGAAGGGAGCCTTTTTACCTGACAGTTTGATCTGTATGAATTCCCACAAGTAGAAAATCTCCGAGGCTCCGGGCAAGCCTCAGTATCTGCAAGAGATATTTACCCAATGAATCCAAGTGATAATACATTACCTCTAGGACAACTAAAATACTGAAGTGCTGTCCAAAACCTTTTAAGGTTATTAGCTTAGACATTTAAGAAATAATGAGCCCGAAATGTTGGGGAAATTGACAGAAATAGACAAAATAACTTTCGCAAATGTTTTTTCCCTGAAATGCATTTAGGAAATGTGAGCCCTGAAAGGCATTTAGGAAATGTATTTTCATCTGTTTTCAAACGTTAGTAATAAATGAACATTAGGCTGAAATGCATTTTCTAAACGCGTTTCCAGAAAAAGTTAAACTAAAACGCATTTGTGAAAGCTGTTTTGCCTATTTATTTCCAACTTTCCAATTTTACCTATTTTCAGTCTTACTATTTCAGTTAATAACCCTGAATTATCAACTGCAGTATTGCCTTGAACATGACAGATCAGCAAAAGTAATCAACTCACTGTTTATGCATACCATATGTATTCTCACCTACCTCCACATGTCCAGCATGAAAAAGATCAAATGCACCATCAATATAAACTATGCGAGCATCAGGTCCAGGTCCCTGCAAAGAAAGGTCCAAAGATCTGTGTCATGAAAAGGTAATTCTCAACACTATTTATTAGAAAGATTGGATCCAGAGAAACTGGTTAAATGCTATTATTTAAAACTAAAGAGGGAATGGGCAGAGATTATAAGGAATTTCCCTGACAGAACCGAAAAGATTCAAGAACCAATGCCTAAATCATTGATTAAGTGATCCTCGTCAATTGAAACAGTGGTTTACACACCTTCCCATTTGAAAATTGCACAATTCTACGAGAAGTAGGAAGAAAATGAGAAACACGAGTTCCACTCCAAGCAGTGCCATCTTCAGATTTTTGGCTGTGACCATGGCTAAATTGTCGTTGCAAGGATGCATGACTATGAGTGTCTCCAGTGGacctctctctcacacacagaAGCATTCGACCTATTTAGTTGCATTACTGAAGTTCGTTAGttttggaaaaggaaaaaaaaaaatccttcagATTATCACATCAGCAGACAAAAATTGGTAACTTTTATTTGTCCTTTCTTTCTTTGGAAGGAGAGGGGAAGAAGAAAAACTGAGGGAAAAAAACTATACCGACGATATCAGTGCTCGAGACTCCTTCAGTGCGCTTGATCTGTTTGTAGCGGCCGGCCTTCTTAGCAAGGGCATAAGCATCAGTTCCATCAGGAAGAACACAGGGATCGTCCCCATGAATAATATAGTCTATATTGTATTCATCAAAaagttttttcataaaatcttcAGTGATAGCATATGGAGCATCAGGGATAACTTCATCCACCCACTTTACAGCACTAACCATAATCATCCTGCAAAGTATACAAGCGCAAAACTACATTTGACATTTGCTGAGACAATCCTACAAAATCATTTATGAAGCATCTCTTTCGAGTTTCAACAAGTGAGATCAAGAGAAGAATACTGTTACAAGgaaatatgattatatgaatccaatataaaAGTCACCTTCCTGCAAAATATTTACACACAGTACATGGCAAGTTCCCAGATTTTATGTATTGATCCCTTCAGGCCTCTCAATGACAGTGGCAACAGAAAGAGTCAAAAGAAAAATTGCATGAAACCCAGCTGTGCCAAAAATGGGAGAGGTCACAATTGTTAACAGTCAGTGTAGTAGTCCAACGGTTAATAGTTATGTGCAGGTCCAATTGTGAGCACTCAGCAGAACTGTAATTAACTAATTGGTACAAAAACATCTATCTATATCAGTATATCTGTATATGCCCAAGTTTCATCATAAGTATATGGAGTCCAGGGAAATTTGTGTTGGAAGAATAGATATGGAGCTTGTAAGCACTCACTATATTACGAGAATTTGTTAGAGTTTGAAGGTACTGCACATTCCAAAccattgcaaaaaaaaaaaaaaaaaagactagcCAGCATTTTATATACTCAACTGGAACTCAATTTGCATTATTTGAATGTAATCAATgcataaataaatcaaataacgGCATAGAATAAATATCATGCATCAAACAATGACATCCAATTTAAATGGAAATGTTGCCTATCACTCAAGGAAGCTAAGCTCGCAATTAAGTTCAAGCAACGAAATTTTGGAACTGGGGCTTTAATGATTTCAGGCGTATGAAAGAATCTAAGTTTCCACCGAATTATCAAAAgatcccaaaaataaaaataaaggagaCATGGCCAAATTTCAGCtaaagaaaacaaatcaaaatattaGGGAGTAATTCTATGAAATCAAGAGAAAACTAATACGACAATTAGATCAATAATGCCTTCACCAGCGAGGGAAGAAAGGAAAtggataataaaatcaaaagaaaaaaaaacgaaatGTAAGTTAGGAAAAAAACCTCTCGCTAAGAGGAGTGACGGGAGGACCTTTATTGACGGTGATTTCCTCATCGCTAACTACGCCAACAACCAATTGGTCGCCGAGGGCCCGAGCTTGGCGAAGGGCATTACAGTGGCCGTAATGCATCATGTCGAAGCAGCCATCCATGTACACCCTAATCggcctcttcttcttcttgctccATGCGCCCTCCGGGCAAGCCAGCCGGAACCCGAGCAACGATAACCCTAAAGCTACCCCTCCGATCAGCCATGTCGCTACAACACGCGAACTAAGCGTTGCATTCTCCGACTGACTCGCCTCGGAACCCATCGTTGCCTGTCCGAGCTTCTGTTGGGATTCTCctcccaataataataataataatattccaaaataaaaattactttttggtattaatattattatcaaaataattcattttttgtaCTATTTTATTGGCTGAACGTATTTATAgtgaaaatttcatttttagctTTAGAAATAGCTAGGGAAATTAAAGAGTGTAATTGTCTTCTATTTAGGGATGTTTTAGCTAGAGAGGGCAACACGCTGATGTAgagtatttatccatgcatTCAAATGTTTTTGAATCtaaatacatttaaatttattttttttgaaaggcatttaaatttatttaaatctaAATGAATAGTATATATACTCCTTCCAAAACACTTTTACTATattcaaactatatatatatgcacacattATTGGATACgaaatttttattgttatttgaaATTGTGCGCAATGTTATTTTGTTATGCCGAACTTGTCCATTAGGATTTGAGAGAGTTGtacatgtacaaaatatgaCATAACTCATTGTTATTCCTAGGTTTAGTAGTTAGTTATATGTCTATTATGAATTTTATCTCATGATACGGATGtatttcctttaattatattaGATAAAAAGAATTTGACAAGATGGGTAAGATTAATTATAAACTCATGCATGACTCTTTATGAATTCTACAAGAAGATTATCAAGTTTAATACAATGTCTCGATTTATCTTTAATTAGGACTTGATTCAATGAATTCTACTTAATGTCGTTAATGGATTATAAGGAATGTTCTACAAGTCCAATTGGCAAATATTATCTACTTGATGGATACTTGTTCAAAGAAATAGATTATGTGTGTCAAATTGTTCTTTAAGAGAAATGTTCATTTAAGAAGCTCATAGTGGTAGATTAATGGTTTACTTCGGTGTGACTAAAACTTATGGGATTCTACATGAACACTTCTTTTGGCTCAAGTTGAGAAGGGATGTGGAAAAGTTTGTTACCAAGCGTGTTACTTGCAAACAAGCTAAATCACGATCTCTCCCACAAGGATTACACACCATTACTTATTCCTAAGAAACCATGGACTGATTTATCTATAGATTTTATAGTAGGTTTACCTAGAAGCAGAAGGGATCATGACTCAATCTATGTTGTTGTTGATCAATTTAGTAAAATAGCTCATTTTATTTGTTCTCATAAAACTAGCGATGCCTCTCATAGTGCAGATTTATTCTTAGAAGAGGTAGTGCGTTTACATGGGATTTCACATACTGTTGTGTTTGATCGAGATTATAAGTTTCTAAGCCATTTTAGGCGATCACTTTGGGGAAAGCTTGGTACAAAACTTTTGTACTCCATTGTTTGTCATCCATAGACAAATGGGCAAACTAAAGTTGTGAATAAAACTCTAACGCAACTTCTAAGGGTAGTCATTGAAAAAACCTCAAGTCACGGGAAGAAAGTTTACCATATGTGGAGTTTGGTTATTGCCGACCTATACATTCCACTAAAAATATGTCACAATTTGAGGTTGCTTAAGGTTTTAACCCACTAACTACCTTAGATTGATTCCTTTTACATGTGAATGATAAGGAATGCGTAGTTGCTGCTAAGAGAGCTCAAGGGATTCGTGAGTTTCATTCCAACGTTCAAGCTCAAATTGAAACGAACAATGAGCAATACGCTCAAACAGCCAACAAAGGGCGCAAGgctataatttttaaatcaggAGATTGGGTTTGGATACACTACAACAAAAATaggttttcaaacaaattaaacgcAATTCCAAGTTGAAGCCTTGAGGAGACGGACCTTTCCATGTGCTTCAAAGAATCAATGAAAATCCATACAAATTAGATCTTTGAAGTGAGCATAGTGTTTATTCTACCTTTAATGTTTCTTATTTATcttcttttgaattttcatattCGGGGATGAATCTTTTTCAAGAAGGGAAGGATGATGAGACAAAAGACAACAGGCAAATGATTCCTTGAAATTCTCGAGTGGCCTAGTAACAAGATCCAAGTCAAACACTAGTATAAAATTGCTCATCCGCGACCCTTGTACAAGGGTCACGTATGTATCCTAGGGTTGTGAAAAGCCTTGAGCTATCCGTGActctttttccaaaaaatggtcacagattatattttattttatttttttaaagaaagggTATCCGCGACCCTTTTTAAGCTAAAAGGGTTGCGGATaaccttttttaaaaatagtttttttttcaaattccaacccaacaaaaacaaaattgctTGCACGGAATAGAATAGTGATTAAGCATAATATACTTCTgctatagtatatataattagagaAGTCACCCAACAACAAATACAAGTATACTTCTGTTGTAATATTTTTCAGGAAATCATCCAAAATATATGTTGTCGTAATTGCATTTTATACATATTCAATTTTTCTGCTAGTTACATACACTACAGCAAAACTCTCAACCATCAAGAAACTCCttaaacataaattttatacatatcTTGTTGAGAATCAAAAGCAATAATCTTGTAAAAGGTTTTTTAAGGAACCAAATCTACTATGAATGAGAGGAGAGGAAATAACGGCGGTAGCTTCAGTAGCTGAGGGCGGTTGAGTGTTGTTGGTCCCGGTAGGGTTAGGTTACAAGTCTAGAGGTGGGGAGTGAATAGACTTATAAGATTTTTTATAAATGATTTGCAAATAGTTGAAGTAACCGAAAGATAACTTTAACTACTCGAGAGTATGCACAACGAAAATATAACTTAACCCTTTAAACGTTTTACACGTAATTTGTTCTTGTAAAATTAATCAGGTTTGATCGTTGAAGATAAGCAATGCGAGTAGTAAACAAaggagggagggagagagagagagagagagagagattttataGTAGTTCAACTAACGCaacctactccactcttctccttgaAACTCCTAAGGAGGATTGCACTATCCCTTAGTATGTACAACAAGGACGTCCAAGCCTTGAACACCAAGCTGGCCTTGAACTTCACCATGTTTTTCGACTATCTCTTTCTACTTCCAGCGAGTAGAGATTACAAAGTTTGAAGAAAAAGTTTCTTCTTTCTCCAACTGAGATCTTGGCTTTGAGAATCTTGATCTTCACTAATCCGCATCACAAGTCTCTTGTTATCTGGATATTGAACTTTGAGCTTTTTCTTTCTCACTAGTCACTAGATGTGAATGATAAATAGTTTGCGAATAGAGTTGCCATTTACTTCATAGGGAAGTTGTATTCATAGCTGATTGTAAGGAAGGGAGGTTTATCCCTCTAGCCTATC from Ipomoea triloba cultivar NCNSP0323 chromosome 12, ASM357664v1 encodes the following:
- the LOC115998455 gene encoding ethanolamine-phosphate cytidylyltransferase, which codes for MGSEASQSENATLSSRVVATWLIGGVALGLSLLGFRLACPEGAWSKKKKRPIRVYMDGCFDMMHYGHCNALRQARALGDQLVVGVVSDEEITVNKGPPVTPLSERMIMVSAVKWVDEVIPDAPYAITEDFMKKLFDEYNIDYIIHGDDPCVLPDGTDAYALAKKAGRYKQIKRTEGVSSTDIVGRMLLCVRERSTGDTHSHASLQRQFSHGHSQKSEDGTAWSGTRVSHFLPTSRRIVQFSNGKGPGPDARIVYIDGAFDLFHAGHVEILRLARSLGDFLLVGIHTDQTVSATRGAHRPIMNLHERSLSVLACRYVDEVIIGAPWEVTKDMITTFDISLVVHGTVAEYSDYQKEAENPYAVPISMGILKVLESPLDITTSTIIRRIVSNHDAYLKRNEKKVESEKRYYEGKSYISGD